The genomic stretch TACAAGTTAAAAAAAAAGGGTAgcccgatgcactaagctcccgctatgcgcggggtcagGTTAACGGCCGAactacaagggtctattgtacgcagtatTACCCTACATTTCTACAAGAGGCCGTTTATACGGCTCGAACCTGTGACTTCTGGTCACAGAGACAGTAACTTTACccgttacgccaaggctccccatcTTCGGTGTATATAAGTTAAACTCTTAAAAAAGATTGGACGAGGAATATATCGGCTGATGAGATTTGTACATGTTTTAATGCAGGGATGTAACAACTACTTTTCCAAGTTTTGTATTTCATTCAGAAGTTGATGAAGTAGCTACTTGATAATAGGAAATGCTAGTTCAAAATTAGTTCTTTCTCCTCCacattttcttttgtatttttcccCTAATATATTAAATGTATGTAAATTTGTTGGGGAAAATGCGAAAGATATATCTATATTGTGTGAGGAGGTTTTGGTAGCCTCCCTTTTTGTAAAGTGATTATACTTTTGCCAATTTGGCCGATTAATAGTGAGTTTAGATTggctttttgtttttatttacaGAGATAATTGTTCCAAATCTGTGTAGATGATTGATTTTTCACAAGAAATCAcattttattttgatgtttttttttttacgTATAGAATCACGTTTTATGTAAAAATTTCGACTTTTTGGTATACATCTTGTATGCGGAGTTCTCATGCTACTGCTTTGTTAGGGTCATATTTTGTAATGGCTAGTTAATACttaatatatataataatgtcATCCAacgcaaaaaataaaaataaaataaataaataaataaaatgaagaGTGACAGAAACATTCAAACAAGAAACTGGTTGAGATTTCTATTATTAGAACCTAATAGTATTAAGATTTAAGTGCACTTGTCCATAGGTGTTCAGTCTAATAGCAACCCACCAAAATTCTTGTCAATTTTCAAGTTTCAACTTCTTTAATACTATGAATTACTTTCTAAATATTGTAATGACTTCTTATTTTTAAGGGATGATAATGATATTTCCGCATTCAGAGGCGGAGCTAggatttaaagtttatgggttTTGATATTGTCATCAAACGCATTGCTTGTTTAGGTACTGAGTtcgcaattaaatatttatacatatgtagTAAATTTTTTAATACAAATGCAAGGTCTACGCAAAAGCTACTGGGTTTGCCCGAACCCGTATCTAGCAACCCACCCCTGTTCGCTTTGAGTCTAGGCacatacaactttaaaataatcaCTAAAGTTCTAAGTATTATTTTCATATATACGTAACATCTCTCCCTTGTTTTGTTAATGTGAGATTCACCTAGTATGCCACACAGCCACCATCTTCTATTAGTGCCTACCTATAATTGATCGTGGAATGTGCAGCATTCATGAATGATGGTTCATTAATGTTTATTGACTTAAAAAAAAGTGGTTTTTCAGCAGAAATAGctttttaacttattttaagcACTTTTTAACTCTGCCAAATactaaaaaaaaactttaaaaaaactTAAAAGCTAATTTGACCAGCTTAAAAGCCGATCCAGACATTCGCTTAGACTTCGGGCTAGCTTTCGCGTACCTCGATTAATTCCATTAAATACATATGACCTTCTACCAGCAACAGGTTCCAGGTAACACTGTCCATCAAAGCTTGTACAGATGAGAATAAATCACCTAGTATTCCTGTCTTCGCTGAATTTGAACCTAAGACTTCGTGATTTTTAACCCACTTCATTGACCAACAGGCCACTTATTCCCCATTCTTCCCCGCATGACCATCTTGGTTTCCTTTGAGTAAGAATTGAAAATAGTAGTGCTTTAAGTACAATTGTTAATGCCTCAAATTTATCCTTTTTCCCAAGACCAGTTTAAAGTTATATGGAACAATAAATCAATTATTAGATATTAATTCTGTTAGAAGAGGAGACAGTTTTTATTTCAAAAGGAATATGAGATAATATATTTTTTAGTATCTTGACCTTTTCAGGCTTTTTTGATTGGTACTCTCAtttctatatctatctatatctatatctatactatattaaaagcacggaggcccttagcgaaatgtcgtttgccttttttaccctttaaaaatgaGTTTTACATTAGACAAAATAATCATTTGTATTATTTTCCTAATTGTTAGAATTATTTTATATctccctaatatttaggaattcgAAATCAATTCAACTCAATATTGAAACGATATGAAAACCCAAAGAATACGGGTAAGAATTTTAGAATAGAAGGACCACAACACATAATGAGTTAATTAAATACGTAAAGAAAGATTCTGAGAAGATTTGAATttaaaaataaggaaagattttaaATATAAAATAGCTAAAAAAAATCGATAGCTGAAGGAAGCAGTTGTCTGCTTTCTCCACAAATTTGTCCAGTCTGTTTATTTTTGGTTTTGAACGAAGCAATTGAAACCATGAATATATTAAATATTTTGACAATTCTTTTGCATGTGTTAGATGAATTACTTGTGAGTTATATTTTTTCAGTAGTTCTTCGTTTGCTTGTGTGCCATAATTATTTATTACAATAGAAGAACTCTTTTATTTATAAGTAACATTATGAAACTTATTCATTCTTCTGtctcttttatttaatttaataaataaaattattgGACAAAAAGACCTATACAATATGTAAACTTAGCAAATTGATTATGCCCTTTCCTAAAACTTCTAGGAATTAAGTTGTCTATTACAAGTTAAAATTATTACTTAGATGTGTTACTATTCGAACAGAACATAATCATTTAAAGTTCAAACAGAAAATACCTTGATGATTTATTGGGAAGATTGTTGTTGGCCATATAATTAAATTGAAggttttttctttacttttcatTCATTATTTTTGTTTTGGATCTTTTAGAGCAAAGCATAATAAGTAGGTAAATTATACTTTTTTATATTCTATTTAgcttttattatagttaattatgtCAATGTAcattataattataattaataatttatttttgatAGAACTAAATGTAGGACTTTAAGATTCAATATAAATTTTCTTACTTTGATATTCCTTTAGTTTTGGTAAGTTGTACTCTTAAGTTGAGGAGAATTATACTAACAAGTTCCACGAATGACTTGGTTAGAATTTATCAATGTGGTCTATACTTTAAAGAATTTAAAATTCGATTAACGATAGAACTAAGCCAACATAAAAGATACTAAAATTCGATGATATTTAGACTTAGATTGCCTTTTCTTTGTTGGATGATCTTGTTTGTGTTTTTTAGAATGAGCTCGAGAATAGCTTTTTAATAAAAAGTTTAAGTAAAACTCTTAAATCTTCAAAAGTTATATGTTCTCGTTGAAACCGAAAAGGAATAATGATAACTTACAAGGCAATTGACTAATCAGTGAGAACTTATATAAGGCAATTTCTTCTTTTATCGACTTAGCTATATAAGATGAACATTCATTATTTTTAGAAacatgaatttttattttataacgtAAACAcaaaattattaaatatttaatatttatGTCATATTTTAAAAATACTATCTCATTGAGACATGATATACGCGCAAGGCGCGTACCCAAAGACTAGTAGTTTTAAGAAAAATCATGTCCTACATAAATTCTCATATACTTTATTATGATTTCTCGTTTTGTCCCCACCCATCGAAGTTATTTAATTGTCTTCTTAATGTTTGAATTAATTAGCATATGCTTAATATAAATAAATGAAATGATAAGATcgtgtatatgtatatgtatatatatatatatatatatatatatatatatatatatatctttatctccTCTTATATTAGATTATTTGAACCTCAAGAACAATTGTCAAGTTTTCTTTCAAAAGTTATTtgtaaatttgaaaaataatatgATGAagttgaaaaataattaaattgaataTTTTTAATCAGTTAATTAAGAACTTAATTATATAGCTattttaatatcaaaattttgcAGCCTTTGTTAGTTTTCAAATTATGGTCGGGCTATTCTATTATAAGTTTGGCCGTTTCCTTCCATTAATTATATGCACGTCCTCTTAGAAAATATAATACGTAAACATTCATATTTTTAGTATTATAATATTATAATATTGTATATGGTAAATGTAATTGATTTTGATATATACTTAGATTTTTTTGTGTAGtcgttcaaataaggaaaacttTAATAAGTAAAGTTTTAGTTGACTTCAAAATACTAAATATTAgggaaataattaaatgattattttgTCTAGTAtgaactttattttaaaagggtaaaaagacgaacgacatttcactaagggccttcgtgcttttaatatagtatagataagtATAGAAGTAAAAAAGACTAACATCAAAGTTTTTGCATATATTTGTATAGGCGTATAAAATTTAGATTCTTATTAAAATTCGGCTTTAGGCCACTAAATTCGTTGAGCTGCCTTGCTGGATGTAGACAGCTTATCCTAAAACAAGCATTAAtggttgtttccacggctcgaaccgtGACCTTTGGATATCAAATAACAATTTGGTATACTTGATTAATTCTAGAAATGGTTTAAGGCaatcaaaaataaaaagagaagagaTGTAATATTCTTTTCAAACAAGTGGTCGATCAACCTTATGTTATGCTCAATTGAAATTCTTCAATCACACAAAAATTAGAATCCAATGCAAAATTCTGATGAATAAAAATATAACCATTCTTTTTCCTGAGACATCTCTTAACCACAAAATTAAttctcatctttcttcttctctaCATTGTTTCTTGTTTCATTATCAAAATTGTTTACCTTTTTGTAACCTTTTTGGGATTTGACTCCATAATCAACTTTTGTGAGAGGTAACAGGTCTTTTTTGATCTgttctcttctctctcttttttttttctcttcaacCAGCCATTAAAAAATGGCTTGGCCATTACTTCTCCTGTTGTTTTCATCTCTGGCTTTTTCACATGCACAACTCACATTAGACTATTATGCCAAAACATGTCCACAATTTGATGCTATAGTGAGGGACATCACCCAACAAAAGCAAATGCAATTCCCGACCACCGCGGCTGCTACCCTTCGAGTCTTTTTCCACGACTGTGCTGTTGATGGTTGTGATGCCTCCATCCTTATCAAGCCCACCGCCTTCAACAAACCCGAGCTCGAATACGACATCAATCAATCCCTAGCCGGTGATGCGTTCGACCTCATCACCCGCATCAAGACTGCCCTCGAGCTTGCCTGCCCTGGCGTCGTATCCTGTGCCGATGTATTAGCGACCGCTACGCGAAATCTCATCGTTCAGACTGGTGGACCGCACTATAAAGTTTCACTAGGTCGAAAGGATAGTCTAGTTTCTAACGTTTCAAACGTCGAAGCGCACCTGACACGTGCGAACGCGACGGTGGACCTAATGATCAAGAAATTCCAACTTATGGACATTGGTGTTAAAGATATGGTTGTGTTAATTGGTGGTGGACACACTATTGGATTTGTTCATTGTAAGGAGTTTGCTAACCGAATTTTTCCCACCCCTGACCCAACAATGAATCCAATATTAGTTGAGAGATTAAGAACAATGTGTGTAAATTATACAAATAACAAAGACATGGCAGCTTTCCTAGATGTGATATCTCCTGGAAATTTCGACAATGTGTTGTTCAAGAATTTAATGAAGGGAATTGGAGTCCTAGGTTCAGACCAATTACTTTATAATGATCCCAGGACAAGGCCATTTGTTGAATTATATGCTAAAGATAGCAATGCTTTTGCTACTGATTTTGCTGTTGCAATGGAGAAACTAAGTGTATATCAAGTCAAGATTGGTAATCAAGGAGAGGTGAGGAAGAGATGTGATGCTGTTAATAATGCTCACGcttgaaagagaaaagagaaagaaattaaATGCCATGAACTTTTTTTAtggttttgtttgaattttgaaTGAATCAAGAAATCTCCATAATGATGTGTAGAATTTGTACTTATGATGATGAATGATACATTGGATAAGAAAGTTATTAGTATTATGATTATTTTATCAATTTAGTGTAAGTTTTGCATGTTGAATAATGGGAACAAATGGGGGTCTCCTTCATTTCTGAAATTTGGCTCCATCATTTTGTTCAGGATATAATATCATAATAGATTGTGCATTTATCAATATTTATATAAAGGAGGGAAAAATAATGTTGGCATGGCACATTTCTATGATCAAGGATTCTATTTATCTATTATCTCAAATTTTTGGCTTTTTTCCTCTCATTTTGATACAATAACCAATTATTGCATTCAAAAAATATGTTTTAATTGGAACTCAACAATACATGATGTAAGGTATAAAGAGTGCCGTTTCAAATTGGTTATTATAATTTTATgtatattaattactaattaataCACTAATACTAATTTTATTACAATTATACGTTACAATCTATTTCTATTATACTCAATGTAAGTTACTAATTTAATTGGCTACTATAAATACTAAAGTAAATCTTCTCATGATCCACATAACTTTGACCTATTATTCTTCAACAATCCTTCCTCTCCTTTCATTCAAACTCTTTATATAGAATATTTTTTTACCTCTTTTCCAGCTTCTATATTTTGCTCCAATTATTATTTCATATCTAATATTTGTGCATAATTTTTATTGATTAGGGAGTAGAGTGGAAGAGTGGGGAAGAAAAAAGCATATAATGTTATTTGTGGCATGGATTGGAACATTATGTTATTCTTTTAGGTTGTTGTAGGGTTGCAGTTATTCTTTCACCCGTATTCTTTTAGATTGGAACatataattatataatatatatatatatatatatatatatatatatatatatatatatatatatatatatatatatatatatatatatatgtgtgtgtgtgtgtgtgtgtgtgtgtgtgtggatatTCTATTCTATATCCGGCATTATCAAACGTGAGGTATGTGTAAAATTTGACATAATGAAGTCGTAAAACAGTGTTCAACAATTGTATAAAATCCATTATATTTATTTAGACTTCTTGGGAATTTTAATCATTCCAACGATGTGAAAACATGTCAAAGACGAGGTATGTATAAAATTTGATAGTAAGCCTTTTGATTTAATATTCCATGACAACAAATGCTAAAAATTGcatatgaatcccaaatcacGTTTGATATTTCTTTCTGAGAAATATCATAGAAATGCAGTTACCGTACGTTTGTAATTAAATTGACGGCATATAGATATATTTTcgaataaaaataaatgaaacaaaaaaggaaaggaaaagagaataatcACTTCAAAAAGATCCAATAATGCGATGCATCCTACATGGTGGAACAATGTATAGAGATAAGTCCTAGCGGCCTTTGATCTGTTTAaagtttttatttcattttttgagtTTTATGATGTTTTATATAGGATACAGTTATATAGGTACGAATTATTAACTTTTCAAGGAAATGAAATCAAATTAGTACATactaatataaaaaaatatcgtatatataaatatatgtacaCACTTATTACACTTATATTAGGGGGGAAATAAAGACTTTAGTGTGTGAGAAATAAAAATGTAACCAAATATTTATAGGATAAGAGTTCCCAAAATTGTAAAAAtagaaacaaaaggaaaaaatggTTTTGTAATTCTCTCACCAAAACAAAATGAAAACGTCAATAATAGATTGACAAATTAAAGGTCTCAAAAGAGAAGTTTTAAGACCAAATATTCGAAAACATTAAAAATATTCAATTATATTTTTGGTTGAGATAAAtatttgaataaaaataaataaattaataggGTATACTATAGCCGCGCGAAGCGCGGATAATTCACTTGTTACATATAAAATTCACTTGTTACATATAAATGAAGTACTTGCCAATCAATTAACCACACATATATTTAAGCAATGGATGTTTACTAATTATTTAAAACTACAACGCAAGATCAGTAAAGATGTACATATAGGTCATAGGTTCTGGTCGTGAACGCAACCATTAAGGTAAGTTGTCTACATCAGTCCCTTAAAGTGCGGTCCTTCTCGGGACTTTACGTGAACGCTGGATGCCTTGTGCACCAAGCTACCTTTTTTTGCATCAAATTTCACGAAGCATATGCTAAATCAAAGCATTGTAATCAGATACAGTACACTATTTAGGCCGAGTATTGGAAAAGCAAGGACCATGTTGAAACAATAACACTATCAGAATAGACCAGTTTCCCAAAGAGTAGCTAATGACTAAGTTGAAAGTGTTCACAAACATTAAAATGGTCTTAAAATTGAAAAATGGATCTGATTTCAAAATTTCATAGACAAATCATAAGCAGATAGAAGGAAAGGCTGATGATTGCTCTAACTCTCAGTTTGCTCCCTCAGTCTTCGGATTGTGCTCCTAACTGTCACAGCACTTGCAGTGCTATTGACAAAAAAAGATGAATCAGTTATTCGCACAAAACaggaaaaattgaaaacaaaTATAGAGAAGGGAATTACTTCAATGTATAAGCACCGCCTGCTTTGACTTTGCCGCAATCTTTGCAGCCCCAAATCCCCACTGCTTTTCTCTTCACTGCGTACTGTTCATAGTAACAAGTATATATTCAGAGCCAAGCTTTTAACATACAAACTCTTTAAATTAGAGCAGCAAGAAACCCATACCTTTCCACAAAACTCGCAAAAATACTTGCTATGCTGGCTAACCTCCATTTTCTTAATCTGCTTTCGCAAACTGGCACCATAACGGGTACCTAAACACATAGCAAGACATTTAGGAACATAACTTTGCCAGACACAAAACAGAACACATTCTAAGCAATGCCAAAATATGAAAAAGCCATATAAATGCAAAAATCAAAGTCAACATAAGAATTATGTTATACATATAACAAATAACAAGTGGAACAGAACACGGGGAAAATGGTACTCCATCAAAATAGATaaaaaaacgaagctgagccctACCAATAAGTACAGTTCTGTGGACCAAGCTCAAGTTTAAAGAATTCACAAAAGTAGTTCCAACTTCAACAAACAGAGAATATGCACACAAAGTGTGCTACAACTTCTAGCATAATCAATAGTACGAGGAAATTATTTGCACATTCTCACCAAGATAAaagtcattttgaaaatatatactGAAGCAAGCTGATCAACCATATTCGTGCATAGTAAAACATAGCTCTATCTGTGCATTTCTGTTTACAAGAGGCTAACATGGACCAAGCAAAATGGAAAAAAGTGTTAAGAAGAAACCATTAACTCACCATATTTCCCAACTATTCCAGCCTTCTTGGTCCTCTTAGTCTGCAGAAAAAAATTAGTATATTATTTTATAACTCGTAATAAAAACATCAAATGAACAGCGCATCTGCAC from Nicotiana sylvestris chromosome 12, ASM39365v2, whole genome shotgun sequence encodes the following:
- the LOC104239565 gene encoding peroxidase 41-like, translating into MAWPLLLLLFSSLAFSHAQLTLDYYAKTCPQFDAIVRDITQQKQMQFPTTAAATLRVFFHDCAVDGCDASILIKPTAFNKPELEYDINQSLAGDAFDLITRIKTALELACPGVVSCADVLATATRNLIVQTGGPHYKVSLGRKDSLVSNVSNVEAHLTRANATVDLMIKKFQLMDIGVKDMVVLIGGGHTIGFVHCKEFANRIFPTPDPTMNPILVERLRTMCVNYTNNKDMAAFLDVISPGNFDNVLFKNLMKGIGVLGSDQLLYNDPRTRPFVELYAKDSNAFATDFAVAMEKLSVYQVKIGNQGEVRKRCDAVNNAHA
- the LOC104239566 gene encoding large ribosomal subunit protein eL43; the protein is MTKRTKKAGIVGKYGTRYGASLRKQIKKMEVSQHSKYFCEFCGKYAVKRKAVGIWGCKDCGKVKAGGAYTLNTASAVTVRSTIRRLREQTES